In Porites lutea chromosome 7, jaPorLute2.1, whole genome shotgun sequence, a single window of DNA contains:
- the LOC140942697 gene encoding N-terminal kinase-like protein isoform X1 yields the protein MQGIWSLIGKIGTGAAQNFPYEVGDKVGNLEDKSVWALHEGKKKGTGEIVSVFVHDVKSSSEDKVQTAKVALRRLKTLRHPNILRFIDALESETVIYLVTEPVRPLEVQLNEEEKSDLAISWGLHQITAGLSFLTNDCSLIHGNVCMASVFVDVAGEWKLGGVEYLKPVEPAPNSEAEPDLPRLPVLQVYEPPEGRKFSKANKRIEKWSADMWGLGCLIWEVFNGCLSRTASLKSVGKIPRNLVPDYVQLVGANPKSRPNPAKFLQNCRTDGHYLKNSFVDANLFLQELQIKEHKEQKTFFSSLSSSLDSFPQQYCKHKILPQLLNAYEYGSAGSAVLGPLFKVGKLLDTDEYQQKIVPCVVKLFSSTDRATRIHLLQQLDNFVQHLKPSTVDEQIFPHVSLGFGDTVPAMREQTVKSMLLLAPKLSEKTINNQLLKYFAKLQMDQEAGIRTNTTVCLGKIAVNLPPATRQKVLIPAFLRALRDPFPPARTAGVMGFLACVEFFSLKDCAVKILPALCNLTMDTERKIRDQVFKAIKLLLGKLEKASEDPESAMNQGAVAEQTPDSAAAGGSSWTGWAVSSLTSKLYRGGSIPAAGAPEHAKTVDKDKNPESTSVSKTSTKNCPEHTQPTKNEKNEDSGSDYGGEWSEDEWNDAQEPDIDDLKSDLLAAKEEIAQFQNTKKKPSLRRSANLAADLDGGESGSDYGDWENDNWSMDSFAAPSVTRKITQNKPQQIAKQTGSSTKHKKSSRADDDTLISDILGGASSQPPVSDSGWDEDFFAPKVKIKSGAGQRSGVHGKNRPRPSQDTEGNAWDDGDWGSFDESPLTSTVPAKESQTNKSPDGGWEEDDWGTEDWGQDKPSKAELAKKRREERRQKLQAQKEKRAAGGKGPMKLGAVKMQ from the exons GTTCAAACTGCCAAGGTAGCCCTCAGAAGACTGAAAACTCTTCGTCATCCTAATATTCTACGATTCATAGATGCTCTTGAG tCAGAGACAGTAATTTACTTGGTGACAGAGCCAGTGAGACCACTGGAAGTACAGCTTAATGAAGAAGAAAAGTCTGATCTGGCTATATCTTGGGGGTTACATCAGATAACA GCAGGCCTTAGTTTTCTTACAAATGACTGCAGCTTAATTCATGGAAATGTGTGCATGGCATCTGTGTTTGTGGATGTGGCAGGAGAATGGAAGCTTGGTGGAGTGGAATATCTTAAACCTGTAGAGCCAGCTCCAAACAGCGAGGCGGAGCCTGATCTTCCTCGACTACCAGTTTTACAGGTCTATGAACCTCCTGAGGGGAGAAAGTTTAGTAAAGCTAACAAGAGGATTGAAAAATG GTCAGCAGATATGTGGGGTCTTGGCTGTTTAATATGGGAAGTCTTTAATGGTTGTTTGTCCAGGACAGCTTCCCTCAAGTCTGTTGGTAAAATTCCAAGGAATCTTGTACCAGATTACGTGCAACTTGTTGGAGCCAATCCTAAAAGCAGACCAAACCCTGCAAAATTTCTGCAGAATTGCAGGACTGATGGACACTATCTTAAGAACAGCTTTGTTGATGCCAATTTATTCTTACAAGAATTGCAG ATTAAAGAGCATAAGGAACAGAAAACGTTCTTCTCATCCTTGAGTTCATCACTGGATTCTTTTCCTCAGCAAtactgtaaacacaaaatccttCCACAGCTGCTTAATGCTTATGAATATGGATCAGCAGGCAGTGCCGTGCTTGGACCTCTCTTCAAA GTTGGTAAATTATTGGACACAGATGAATACCAACAGAAAATAGTGCCATGTGTGGTCAAACTATTCTCATCAACAGACAGAGCTACACGTATCCACTTATTACAACAG cTTGACAACTTTGTCCAGCACCTGAAGCCATCAACTGTAGATGAGCAGATCTTTCCTCATGTTTCTCTGGGTTTTGGAGACACAGTACCAGCCATGAGGGAACAAACAGTTAAG TCAATGCTACTTCTTGCTCCAAAATTGAGTGAGAAGACAATCAACAATCAGCTACTGAAATACTTTGCCAAACTTCAAATGGACCAAGAG GCTGGCATTAGAACAAACACTACAGTCTGTCTGGGAAAAATTGCTGTCAACCTTCCACCAGCT ACCCGTCAAAAGGTGTTGATCCCTGCGTTCTTGCGTGCTTTGCGAGATCCTTTCCCCCCGGCCCGCACAGCTGGAGTGATGGGCTTTCTTGCTTGTGTGGAGTTTTTCAGTTTAAAGGACTGTGCTGTTAAAATATTACCTGCTTTATGCAACCTTACAATGGACACAGAACGCAAAATCAGAGATCAG GTCTTCAAAGCGATAAAGCTTCTCCTTGGAAAGCTTGAGAAAGCCTCAGAAGATCCTGAGTCGGCCATGAACCAGGGAGCAG TTGCAGAGCAAACTCCTGATTCAGCAGCTGCTGGAGGTTCTTCTTGGACGGGTTGGGCTGTCAGTTCGCTGACATCCAAACTCTACCGGGGAGGGAGTATTCCTGCTGCTGGGGCTCCTGAACACGCCAAAACAGTTGACAAGGATAAAAACCCAG AATCAACATCAGTCAGCAAAACATCAACTAAAAATTGTCCTGAACATACACAAcctacaaaaaatgaaaagaatgagGACTCGGGCAGTGATTACGGAGGGGAGTGGAGTGAGGACGAGTGGAATGATGCACAG GAACCGGACATAGACGATCTAAAGAGCGACCTTCTGGCAGCGAAAGAGGAAATTGCTCAGTttcagaatacaaagaaaaaaccg TCCCTTAGACGATCTGCAAATCTTGCGGCTGATTTAGACGGAGGAGAGAGTGGCAGCGATTATGGTGACTGGGAGAATGATAACTGGTCTATGGATAGCTTTGCTGCACCTTCTGTAACGagaaaaataacacaaaacaaacCACAACAGATCGCTAAG CAAACTGGAAGCAGCACTAAGCATAAAAAGTCTTCTCGCGCAGACGATGATACGCTGATATCAGATATATTAGGCGGAGCAAGTAGTCAGCCTCCCGTTTCAGACAGCGGTTGGGACGAAGACTTTTTCGCCCCAAAG GTGAAAATCAAGTCAGGTGCGGGACAAAGATCTGGAGTCCACGGCAAGAACAGACCTCGCCCGTCACAAGACACTGAAGGGAACGCTTGGGATGACGGGGACTGGGGATCATTTGACGAATCACCTCTGACCAGCACTGTCCCTGCGAAAGAATCCCAAACTAACAAGTCCCCGGATGGTGGATGGGAAGAAGACGACTGGGGTACGGAGGACTGGGGACAAGACAAACCCAGTAAGGCGGAACTTGCaaaaaagagaagagaagaacGGCGGCAGAAACTGCAGGCTCAGAAAGAAAAACGAGCCGCCGGAGGAAAGGGACCAATGAAACTCGGTGCAGTGAAAATGCAGTGA
- the LOC140942697 gene encoding N-terminal kinase-like protein isoform X2: MQGIWSLIGKIGTGAAQNFPYEVGDKVGNLEDKSVWALHEGKKKGTGEIVSVFVHDVKSSSEDKVQTAKVALRRLKTLRHPNILRFIDALESETVIYLVTEPVRPLEVQLNEEEKSDLAISWGLHQITAGLSFLTNDCSLIHGNVCMASVFVDVAGEWKLGGVEYLKPVEPAPNSEAEPDLPRLPVLQVYEPPEGRKFSKANKRIEKWSADMWGLGCLIWEVFNGCLSRTASLKSVGKIPRNLVPDYVQLVGANPKSRPNPAKFLQNCRTDGHYLKNSFVDANLFLQELQIKEHKEQKTFFSSLSSSLDSFPQQYCKHKILPQLLNAYEYGSAGSAVLGPLFKVGKLLDTDEYQQKIVPCVVKLFSSTDRATRIHLLQQLDNFVQHLKPSTVDEQIFPHVSLGFGDTVPAMREQTVKSMLLLAPKLSEKTINNQLLKYFAKLQMDQETRQKVLIPAFLRALRDPFPPARTAGVMGFLACVEFFSLKDCAVKILPALCNLTMDTERKIRDQVFKAIKLLLGKLEKASEDPESAMNQGAVAEQTPDSAAAGGSSWTGWAVSSLTSKLYRGGSIPAAGAPEHAKTVDKDKNPESTSVSKTSTKNCPEHTQPTKNEKNEDSGSDYGGEWSEDEWNDAQEPDIDDLKSDLLAAKEEIAQFQNTKKKPSLRRSANLAADLDGGESGSDYGDWENDNWSMDSFAAPSVTRKITQNKPQQIAKQTGSSTKHKKSSRADDDTLISDILGGASSQPPVSDSGWDEDFFAPKVKIKSGAGQRSGVHGKNRPRPSQDTEGNAWDDGDWGSFDESPLTSTVPAKESQTNKSPDGGWEEDDWGTEDWGQDKPSKAELAKKRREERRQKLQAQKEKRAAGGKGPMKLGAVKMQ, translated from the exons GTTCAAACTGCCAAGGTAGCCCTCAGAAGACTGAAAACTCTTCGTCATCCTAATATTCTACGATTCATAGATGCTCTTGAG tCAGAGACAGTAATTTACTTGGTGACAGAGCCAGTGAGACCACTGGAAGTACAGCTTAATGAAGAAGAAAAGTCTGATCTGGCTATATCTTGGGGGTTACATCAGATAACA GCAGGCCTTAGTTTTCTTACAAATGACTGCAGCTTAATTCATGGAAATGTGTGCATGGCATCTGTGTTTGTGGATGTGGCAGGAGAATGGAAGCTTGGTGGAGTGGAATATCTTAAACCTGTAGAGCCAGCTCCAAACAGCGAGGCGGAGCCTGATCTTCCTCGACTACCAGTTTTACAGGTCTATGAACCTCCTGAGGGGAGAAAGTTTAGTAAAGCTAACAAGAGGATTGAAAAATG GTCAGCAGATATGTGGGGTCTTGGCTGTTTAATATGGGAAGTCTTTAATGGTTGTTTGTCCAGGACAGCTTCCCTCAAGTCTGTTGGTAAAATTCCAAGGAATCTTGTACCAGATTACGTGCAACTTGTTGGAGCCAATCCTAAAAGCAGACCAAACCCTGCAAAATTTCTGCAGAATTGCAGGACTGATGGACACTATCTTAAGAACAGCTTTGTTGATGCCAATTTATTCTTACAAGAATTGCAG ATTAAAGAGCATAAGGAACAGAAAACGTTCTTCTCATCCTTGAGTTCATCACTGGATTCTTTTCCTCAGCAAtactgtaaacacaaaatccttCCACAGCTGCTTAATGCTTATGAATATGGATCAGCAGGCAGTGCCGTGCTTGGACCTCTCTTCAAA GTTGGTAAATTATTGGACACAGATGAATACCAACAGAAAATAGTGCCATGTGTGGTCAAACTATTCTCATCAACAGACAGAGCTACACGTATCCACTTATTACAACAG cTTGACAACTTTGTCCAGCACCTGAAGCCATCAACTGTAGATGAGCAGATCTTTCCTCATGTTTCTCTGGGTTTTGGAGACACAGTACCAGCCATGAGGGAACAAACAGTTAAG TCAATGCTACTTCTTGCTCCAAAATTGAGTGAGAAGACAATCAACAATCAGCTACTGAAATACTTTGCCAAACTTCAAATGGACCAAGAG ACCCGTCAAAAGGTGTTGATCCCTGCGTTCTTGCGTGCTTTGCGAGATCCTTTCCCCCCGGCCCGCACAGCTGGAGTGATGGGCTTTCTTGCTTGTGTGGAGTTTTTCAGTTTAAAGGACTGTGCTGTTAAAATATTACCTGCTTTATGCAACCTTACAATGGACACAGAACGCAAAATCAGAGATCAG GTCTTCAAAGCGATAAAGCTTCTCCTTGGAAAGCTTGAGAAAGCCTCAGAAGATCCTGAGTCGGCCATGAACCAGGGAGCAG TTGCAGAGCAAACTCCTGATTCAGCAGCTGCTGGAGGTTCTTCTTGGACGGGTTGGGCTGTCAGTTCGCTGACATCCAAACTCTACCGGGGAGGGAGTATTCCTGCTGCTGGGGCTCCTGAACACGCCAAAACAGTTGACAAGGATAAAAACCCAG AATCAACATCAGTCAGCAAAACATCAACTAAAAATTGTCCTGAACATACACAAcctacaaaaaatgaaaagaatgagGACTCGGGCAGTGATTACGGAGGGGAGTGGAGTGAGGACGAGTGGAATGATGCACAG GAACCGGACATAGACGATCTAAAGAGCGACCTTCTGGCAGCGAAAGAGGAAATTGCTCAGTttcagaatacaaagaaaaaaccg TCCCTTAGACGATCTGCAAATCTTGCGGCTGATTTAGACGGAGGAGAGAGTGGCAGCGATTATGGTGACTGGGAGAATGATAACTGGTCTATGGATAGCTTTGCTGCACCTTCTGTAACGagaaaaataacacaaaacaaacCACAACAGATCGCTAAG CAAACTGGAAGCAGCACTAAGCATAAAAAGTCTTCTCGCGCAGACGATGATACGCTGATATCAGATATATTAGGCGGAGCAAGTAGTCAGCCTCCCGTTTCAGACAGCGGTTGGGACGAAGACTTTTTCGCCCCAAAG GTGAAAATCAAGTCAGGTGCGGGACAAAGATCTGGAGTCCACGGCAAGAACAGACCTCGCCCGTCACAAGACACTGAAGGGAACGCTTGGGATGACGGGGACTGGGGATCATTTGACGAATCACCTCTGACCAGCACTGTCCCTGCGAAAGAATCCCAAACTAACAAGTCCCCGGATGGTGGATGGGAAGAAGACGACTGGGGTACGGAGGACTGGGGACAAGACAAACCCAGTAAGGCGGAACTTGCaaaaaagagaagagaagaacGGCGGCAGAAACTGCAGGCTCAGAAAGAAAAACGAGCCGCCGGAGGAAAGGGACCAATGAAACTCGGTGCAGTGAAAATGCAGTGA